The stretch of DNA CAGTTTTTGCTGGCCACTGAACAGCAGGCCAATATTGCTCAGTCCAAAAGCTGAGCTTAGCAAACGAATGGTGGCTTGTTTCCAGCCAATACATGAACCATCCGTATTCTGCACTTTCAGGCGCCAGGACCGCATACCAATCGTTTGTCCGCCACGCACCCAAAAACCTGCATAGAACCAGAAAATAACAGCCACCAGATACAGCATAAAGAGTACGTTACCTTCCAGCACTGAAGCATGATCCTGCTCCGCACCCAGCGAAATAAGCCCAATACTCACCAGGCCAGCGACAAAGCCGAGTGCAATAATAGTAGCAAACATCAGTAGCGCAATAATGACCAGGAAGTCATATAAAATGGCGCCTAAGCGGCGTGCCAGACCGGCACGGGGAAAGTGGGTATGTTCAGGAAAAGCTGGCATTAGAGGTCTCTTGCTTAAATGTTGTACGAGGGCAAATGATAACATGAAATTGTTTTCATTTGCCCCTTGATTCAGAGGGGTACGAGGGTATAATGCCACTCGCTCTACAAGCACTTCCCCCTGATGCCCGGGTGGCGAAATCGGTAGACGCAGTGGATTCAAAATCCACCGCCAGAAATGGTGTGCCGGTTCGAGTCCGGCCCCGGGCACCATTGCACTATCCCATGTTATCCAATATCGTCCGTTGCTAAACACGCAAATTGATCTGCTCAGGTTAATCGTCAACGTGTATAAGCATGGTGAAGGTCCTTCTCGTACTAAGCTCGCTAAAACGCACCCAGAGTTTTATTCATATCACAGTATTGCTAAAGCGTTTGATATCTTGCCAGTCTATGATTCTCGGTCCACTCCACCCAGCTAACTTCAAACCTACATCATGAATAAAAAGCTTATTTTTTCTTTTGTTAAAGGTATGTTTCGTTCTGACGATAGCTTTCATAGCTTTCATAGCTTTCATAGCTTTCAGTAGTAAAGCAAATTACTTCAATGGCATGGAGGTCAAATATGACTTTTAATACTCACAACGTGTCAATGGAGTAGATTAACTAAAAGGATACGATCCGGTAAGCTATAGTCTTATCGAATTTGTTTATATTGTGATTATAAAAATAATACAACACGGAGAAAAAGAATGAGAAAAGTACTATTGATTGCAGCCGTTTTCCTAACATTAGTCGGTTGTGGCAGTGATACAGATTTTGTAAAAAACGGGACCATGAACTTCAATAGTACTATAACAGTTGGAAAGGCTCTTGATAGCTGGAAAAGTTGTGAAGAAAGTGGATGGGAAGAGTTTAAGACTGATAATGGTGTGAGAGTTGTTCAATTCTCTTGCCAACATAGAATTGGTCAATTTTTTACTGAAATGAAAAGCCTATTGTCAGAAAGTGACCGAGCGGAAGTTGATCACTTAGATGTTATTGCAAACGTTCAGACTTTCCAGTTCACGTTAAACCAAGACGACACATTTCAAATTGACAATGTTCAAGTAAAAACAACATGGATGGATGGTACATCTTTTAAAGATTCTCAGGAACCAATAGAGCAGTTAGAAATGGTATATGCTAACCAACTTAGTTTTGAACCTGATGAATTAGATTCAACAGTAGCAGCTCAGATTTACTATCTCTTTATGGTTATTAAAGC from Aliidiomarina minuta encodes:
- a CDS encoding RDD family protein produces the protein MPAFPEHTHFPRAGLARRLGAILYDFLVIIALLMFATIIALGFVAGLVSIGLISLGAEQDHASVLEGNVLFMLYLVAVIFWFYAGFWVRGGQTIGMRSWRLKVQNTDGSCIGWKQATIRLLSSAFGLSNIGLLFSGQQKLAWQDKAANCEVIVLSAEANKLRNWKKF